One window of Anabaena sphaerica FACHB-251 genomic DNA carries:
- the ccmS gene encoding beta-carboxysome assembly chaperone CcmS, protein MMFGSTQPETEDNKWRRQLDRFVKANQQELAALFWGLRLENGDSQGTIGIDLQPQPHFVYCPQAEIEKLNDRVENRLQELLGIIENNKPETEVVMIGIGKGEVKLIQFAPEPAPQVCFDQVGKDVDSLLELLEEKMIEQIVF, encoded by the coding sequence ATGATGTTTGGTAGCACTCAACCGGAAACAGAAGATAACAAATGGCGGCGACAATTGGATAGATTTGTCAAAGCAAATCAGCAAGAATTGGCTGCATTATTTTGGGGATTGAGGTTAGAGAATGGTGATAGTCAAGGTACTATTGGTATTGATTTACAACCACAGCCGCATTTTGTTTATTGTCCCCAAGCCGAAATAGAAAAATTAAATGATAGGGTTGAAAATCGGTTGCAAGAACTTTTAGGAATTATTGAAAATAATAAACCAGAAACAGAAGTTGTCATGATTGGTATTGGTAAGGGGGAAGTTAAATTAATTCAATTTGCACCTGAACCAGCACCGCAAGTTTGTTTTGACCAAGTTGGTAAGGATGTAGATAGTTTGTTGGAATTGTTGGAAGAGAAGATGATTGAGCAGATTGTTTTTTAA
- a CDS encoding ABC transporter transmembrane domain-containing protein, producing MAKALFKFHRLPRRRKNSAHPLQRLFDYGHKYRQQIWLATGASILNKVFDLAPPALIGIAVDVVVKQQNSIIAQLGIKNISGQFAVLSFLTVVTWILESFFEYRYKLLWRNLGQNIQHNLRLDAYKHLQELELAYFEERSTGGLMSILSDDVNQLERFLDVGANDMIQVITTIVIIGTAFFILAPSVAWMAMLPMPFILGGSVAFQKLLAPRYADVREKVGLLNGRLSNNLSGITTIKSFTSEDYEAARVEVESNAYRVSNTKAIAFSAAYIPIIRMLILAAFTVLLIFGGMQAVAGKLAVGAYSSLVFLVQLLLWPLTRLGDTFDLYQRAMASTNRVMDLLDTPIDIHTGNINLPVDLVRGAVEFQNVTFAYKDRPPVIKSLSLEIPAGNTIAIVGSTGSGKSTLVKLLLRFYEAQHGKITLDGVNLQSLNLRDLRRCIGLVSQDVFLFHGTVAENIAYGTFDATDENIIMAAKVAEADDFIMRLPQGYETIVGERGQKLSGGQRQRIAIARAVLKNPPILILDEATSAVDNETEAAIQRSLERITVNRTTIAIAHRLSTIRNADCIYVMEHGQLVESGTHEQLLEKDGIYTSLWRVQSGLK from the coding sequence GTGGCTAAAGCATTATTTAAATTTCATCGGCTACCAAGAAGGCGGAAAAATTCTGCACATCCTCTCCAGCGTCTATTTGATTATGGACATAAATATAGGCAACAAATTTGGCTGGCTACTGGTGCTTCTATCCTCAATAAAGTTTTTGACTTAGCACCACCCGCATTAATTGGTATTGCGGTGGATGTGGTTGTTAAACAACAGAATTCTATTATTGCTCAGTTGGGTATTAAAAATATTTCTGGACAATTTGCAGTTTTATCATTTCTCACAGTCGTTACTTGGATCTTAGAGTCATTTTTTGAGTATCGCTACAAGTTACTGTGGCGTAATTTGGGACAGAATATTCAGCATAATTTACGGCTGGATGCTTATAAACACCTGCAAGAGTTGGAATTGGCTTATTTTGAAGAACGCAGTACGGGTGGTTTAATGTCTATCCTCAGTGATGATGTTAACCAACTAGAACGTTTTTTGGATGTGGGCGCAAATGATATGATCCAAGTGATTACAACTATTGTAATTATTGGTACTGCATTTTTTATTTTAGCGCCTAGTGTGGCTTGGATGGCAATGTTACCTATGCCGTTTATTCTGGGGGGTTCGGTAGCTTTTCAGAAATTACTTGCTCCCCGCTATGCTGATGTGCGGGAAAAGGTGGGTTTACTTAACGGCAGGTTGTCTAATAATTTGAGCGGCATTACTACTATTAAAAGTTTTACCTCTGAAGATTATGAAGCAGCACGTGTTGAAGTAGAAAGTAATGCCTATCGCGTTAGCAACACTAAGGCGATCGCTTTTTCTGCGGCTTATATTCCCATTATTCGGATGCTGATTTTGGCAGCATTTACGGTATTGTTGATTTTTGGGGGAATGCAAGCAGTTGCAGGCAAATTAGCTGTAGGGGCTTATAGTTCTTTAGTATTTTTGGTGCAATTGTTATTGTGGCCTTTAACCAGATTAGGAGATACCTTTGATTTATATCAAAGGGCAATGGCTTCTACTAATCGGGTGATGGATTTGTTAGATACTCCCATTGATATTCATACAGGAAATATTAATTTACCTGTGGATTTAGTGCGGGGTGCAGTGGAATTTCAAAACGTGACTTTTGCTTATAAAGATAGACCACCAGTAATTAAAAGTTTATCTTTGGAAATTCCCGCAGGAAATACGATTGCTATTGTTGGTTCTACAGGTTCTGGTAAAAGCACTTTAGTTAAACTTTTGCTGCGATTTTATGAAGCACAACACGGAAAAATTACTCTCGATGGTGTGAATTTACAAAGTTTAAATTTACGGGATTTACGCCGTTGTATTGGTTTGGTAAGTCAGGATGTGTTTTTATTTCATGGTACAGTAGCTGAAAATATCGCCTATGGCACATTTGACGCTACAGATGAAAATATCATTATGGCCGCAAAAGTAGCAGAAGCCGATGATTTTATTATGCGATTGCCCCAAGGTTATGAGACAATTGTGGGGGAGAGAGGGCAAAAGTTATCTGGTGGACAAAGACAACGAATTGCGATCGCTCGTGCAGTTTTGAAAAATCCCCCGATTTTGATATTGGATGAAGCGACATCGGCAGTGGATAATGAAACAGAAGCGGCTATTCAGCGTTCTCTAGAAAGGATAACAGTCAATCGCACGACAATTGCGATCGCACATCGTCTTTCTACTATCCGCAATGCTGATTGCATTTATGTCATGGAACACGGACAATTAGTAGAGTCGGGAACCCATGAACAACTTTTAGAGAAAGATGGTATTTATACAAGTCTCTGGCGTGTCCAGTCAGGTTTAAAATAA
- a CDS encoding prohibitin family protein, with product MKNQQFANLPSTIIGIIAATLIVLGLNSFVIINPGQAGVISVLGKARDGVLTEGIHIKPPFISVIDVYDLTVQKFEVPAESSTKDLQNLTARFAINFRLDPIQVVQVRRKQGTLENIVSKIIAPQTQEAFKIAAARRTVEEAITKRSELKEDFDTALGNRLDKYGIIVLDTSVVDLTFSPEFARAVEEKQIAEQRAQRAVYIAREAEQEAQADINRAKGKAEAQRLLAETLKAQGGQLVLQKEAIEAWKTGGAQMPNVLVMGEGSQGSIPFIFNLGKMSNQS from the coding sequence TTGAAAAATCAACAATTTGCGAATTTGCCAAGCACAATTATCGGCATTATAGCTGCAACCTTGATAGTTCTCGGATTGAATTCTTTTGTAATTATCAACCCTGGACAAGCAGGAGTAATTAGCGTCTTGGGGAAAGCCAGAGACGGTGTTTTAACAGAAGGTATCCACATCAAACCCCCATTTATCTCAGTGATAGACGTGTATGATTTGACGGTGCAGAAATTTGAAGTCCCCGCAGAAAGTTCTACCAAAGATTTGCAAAATTTAACTGCCAGATTTGCTATTAACTTTCGCCTTGATCCTATCCAAGTCGTTCAAGTCAGAAGAAAACAAGGTACATTAGAAAATATTGTCTCCAAAATTATTGCTCCTCAGACTCAGGAAGCATTTAAAATAGCAGCAGCAAGACGCACAGTTGAAGAAGCAATTACCAAACGAAGTGAATTAAAAGAAGATTTTGATACAGCATTAGGCAATCGCTTAGATAAATATGGAATAATCGTATTAGATACGAGCGTAGTAGACCTGACCTTTTCTCCAGAATTTGCGCGAGCAGTTGAAGAGAAACAAATTGCGGAACAGAGGGCGCAAAGAGCCGTCTATATAGCAAGAGAAGCCGAACAAGAAGCCCAAGCAGATATTAACCGCGCTAAAGGTAAAGCCGAAGCTCAAAGACTCTTAGCAGAAACTCTCAAAGCTCAAGGAGGACAATTGGTTTTACAAAAAGAAGCAATTGAAGCGTGGAAAACAGGTGGCGCACAAATGCCAAATGTCCTGGTGATGGGTGAAGGCTCCCAAGGCAGCATACCCTTCATTTTCAACTTAGGGAAGATGTCAAACCAATCTTGA
- a CDS encoding DUF1824 family protein produces the protein MSTSNHTNLTVSEAKKILNKFNCLDIAPVLKPLEKALTRQAIMLLTSLSDYQILGICAETAEEGILAMKTYSQAFGYQAPDNLPHPEGPVYIKLNGKNGLCYLDSYAGHHRGVLVSCQSYQEGGVNEMYGHLPIDLFVG, from the coding sequence ATGTCAACTTCTAATCACACCAACCTCACCGTCTCAGAAGCAAAAAAAATCCTCAACAAATTCAACTGCTTAGATATAGCACCTGTCCTGAAGCCATTGGAAAAAGCTTTAACGCGTCAGGCTATAATGTTACTCACTAGCCTTTCTGACTACCAAATTTTAGGAATTTGTGCTGAGACAGCCGAAGAAGGAATTTTGGCCATGAAAACCTATTCTCAAGCTTTCGGTTATCAAGCACCAGATAATTTACCTCACCCGGAAGGTCCCGTTTATATCAAATTAAATGGTAAAAATGGACTGTGTTATTTAGATTCCTATGCTGGTCATCATCGCGGAGTATTAGTTTCTTGTCAATCTTATCAGGAGGGGGGAGTAAATGAAATGTATGGACATTTACCCATTGATTTATTTGTTGGATAA